One genomic segment of Streptomyces liangshanensis includes these proteins:
- a CDS encoding Na+/H+ antiporter, which produces MDVLPLVALVAGSAAIAGAARRTPVPAPLLLVTAGLIAAYIPGVPDYTLDPHIVLPLLLPPLLYTAAVDSSYLDLRANIRPVALLSVGYVLFATVVVGYLAYLLVPDLPLTTALVLGAVVAPPDAVAATAIARKLGLPSRITTILQGESLVNDATAITAFKVALAAAVGEGASWGGGLAEFALASLGGVGIGLVLMVPLHWLRTHLREALLQNTLSLLIPFVAYAAAEQVGASGVLAVVVVALYLGHRSWQVDFATRLQEAAVWKMVAFVLESSVFALIGLQLPFVLKGLGEYGVGEALLYAVGVFVTVVVVRYIWVYPATFLPRKLFPRIKEREPDTDWRSPLIVGWAGMRGVVSLAIAFSIPLTMHDDRPFPGRNLVLFLTFTTVIGTLVVQGLTLPPLIRLLRIPGRDVRAETLAEAQAQSEASRAAEQRLDELLADRKNALPQPLAARLRAVLERRRNAVWERLGTVNEVTGESADDTYRRLSGEILEAERAVFVELRDRRSIDDEMMRTLLRRLDLEEASAYREDTP; this is translated from the coding sequence ATGGACGTATTGCCGCTGGTCGCACTGGTGGCGGGGAGCGCGGCGATCGCCGGCGCGGCCCGCAGGACACCCGTGCCCGCTCCGCTGCTGCTGGTGACCGCGGGGCTGATCGCCGCGTACATCCCGGGCGTGCCGGACTACACGCTGGATCCGCACATCGTCCTGCCCCTGCTGCTGCCGCCGCTCCTCTACACCGCCGCCGTGGACAGTTCGTACCTCGACCTGCGCGCCAACATCAGACCCGTCGCGCTGCTCTCGGTGGGGTACGTCCTCTTCGCGACGGTTGTCGTCGGCTACCTCGCCTACCTGCTCGTGCCCGACCTGCCGCTGACCACCGCCCTGGTGCTCGGCGCCGTCGTCGCGCCGCCGGACGCCGTCGCGGCCACCGCCATCGCCCGCAAACTGGGCCTGCCCAGCCGGATAACGACCATCCTCCAAGGAGAGTCGCTGGTCAACGACGCGACCGCGATCACCGCCTTCAAGGTGGCCCTCGCGGCGGCCGTCGGCGAGGGCGCGAGCTGGGGCGGCGGGCTCGCCGAGTTCGCGCTCGCCTCCTTGGGAGGCGTCGGCATCGGGCTGGTGCTGATGGTGCCGCTGCACTGGCTCCGCACCCACCTGAGGGAAGCGCTGCTCCAGAACACCCTCTCCCTGCTCATCCCGTTCGTCGCCTACGCGGCGGCCGAACAGGTCGGCGCGTCGGGGGTGCTGGCCGTCGTGGTCGTCGCCCTCTACCTGGGCCACCGCTCCTGGCAGGTCGACTTCGCCACCCGGCTCCAGGAGGCCGCGGTCTGGAAGATGGTCGCGTTCGTCCTGGAGTCGTCGGTCTTCGCGCTCATCGGGCTGCAACTGCCCTTCGTCCTCAAGGGCCTGGGCGAGTACGGCGTCGGGGAGGCGCTCCTGTACGCCGTCGGCGTCTTCGTCACGGTGGTGGTGGTCCGCTACATCTGGGTCTATCCGGCGACCTTCCTGCCGCGCAAGCTGTTCCCCAGGATCAAGGAGCGCGAGCCCGACACCGACTGGCGGTCGCCGCTGATCGTCGGGTGGGCCGGGATGCGCGGGGTGGTCTCGCTGGCGATCGCCTTCTCCATCCCGCTGACGATGCACGACGACCGGCCCTTCCCGGGGCGCAACCTGGTCCTCTTCCTGACGTTCACCACCGTCATCGGGACGCTGGTCGTGCAGGGGCTCACCCTGCCCCCGCTGATCCGCCTGCTGCGGATCCCCGGGCGCGACGTGCGGGCCGAGACGTTGGCCGAGGCGCAGGCGCAGAGCGAGGCCTCCAGGGCGGCGGAACAGCGGCTGGACGAGCTGCTGGCCGACCGGAAGAACGCGCTGCCGCAGCCGCTGGCCGCGCGGCTGCGCGCCGTCCTGGAACGCCGCCGCAACGCCGTCTGGGAGCGGCTGGGCACGGTCAACGAGGTGACGGGGGAGTCGGCGGACGACACGTACCGGCGGCTGTCGGGGGAGATCCTGGAGGCGGAGCGCGCGGTGTTCGTGGAGCTGCGGGACCGCCGGAGCATCGACGACGAGATGATGCGGACGCTGCTGCGGCGCCTGGACCTGGAGGAGGCGTCGGCGTACCGGGAGGACACGCCGTAG
- a CDS encoding UBP-type zinc finger domain-containing protein, producing MSECLHAAELPRPEPEPQSDTCLECLAVGSHPVQLRLCLVCGQVGCCDSSPYQHATQHFKNTDHEVMRSIEPGESWRWCYVDGSIV from the coding sequence ATGAGCGAGTGTCTCCATGCCGCGGAACTGCCGCGCCCCGAGCCCGAACCGCAGAGCGACACCTGTCTGGAGTGCCTCGCGGTCGGGAGTCATCCCGTCCAGCTACGGCTCTGCCTGGTCTGCGGGCAGGTGGGGTGCTGCGACTCCTCGCCGTACCAACACGCCACACAGCATTTCAAGAACACCGATCACGAGGTCATGAGGAGTATCGAACCCGGGGAGAGCTGGCGGTGGTGTTACGTGGACGGTTCGATCGTCTGA
- a CDS encoding anti-sigma regulatory factor, protein MSQIAGEPGTQDFVEVRLPAAGAYLSVLRTATAGLAARLDFTLDEIEDLRIAVDEACAILLQQAVPGSVLSCVFRLVEDSLEVTVSAPTTDGRAPERDTFAWTVLSALAGKVDSTVAEDRTVSISLYKQRGAGPGPA, encoded by the coding sequence GTGTCCCAGATCGCAGGCGAGCCCGGGACCCAGGACTTCGTGGAAGTCCGGCTGCCCGCTGCGGGTGCCTACCTGTCCGTGCTGCGTACGGCCACGGCCGGCCTCGCGGCGCGCTTGGACTTCACCCTCGACGAGATCGAGGACCTCCGCATCGCGGTGGACGAGGCCTGCGCGATCCTGCTCCAGCAGGCCGTGCCCGGCTCCGTCCTCAGCTGCGTCTTCCGGCTGGTCGAGGATTCCCTGGAGGTGACCGTCTCGGCGCCGACCACCGACGGGCGCGCACCGGAACGGGACACCTTCGCGTGGACGGTGCTCTCCGCACTGGCCGGAAAGGTCGACTCGACGGTCGCGGAGGACCGTACGGTCTCCATCAGCCTGTACAAACAGCGCGGCGCGGGACCCGGGCCGGCGTGA
- a CDS encoding RNA polymerase sigma factor SigF: MEPLLAPAGIPEQQARPHPEDGLDGQKAAAEQAQAERAATMSEQQHTEHKQHDPHDRSGARLMFVTLRELPDGSPEKADLRNQLVRMHLPLVEHLARRFRNRGEPLDDLTQVATIGLIKSVDRFDPERGVEFSTYATPTVVGEIKRHFRDKGWAVRVPRRLQELRLSLTTATAELSQQHGRSPTVHELAERLGISEEEVLEGLESANAYSTLSLDVPDTDDESPAVADTLGSEDEALEGVEYRESLKPLLEDLPPREKRILLLRFFGNMTQSQIAQEVGISQMHVSRLLARTLAQLRERLLVEE; the protein is encoded by the coding sequence GTGGAGCCCCTGCTCGCCCCCGCGGGCATCCCGGAGCAGCAGGCCCGTCCCCACCCGGAGGACGGGCTTGACGGCCAGAAGGCCGCGGCGGAGCAGGCGCAGGCAGAGCGGGCGGCCACTATGAGCGAGCAACAGCACACCGAGCACAAGCAGCACGATCCACACGACCGCAGCGGTGCGCGGCTGATGTTCGTCACGCTGCGGGAGCTGCCGGACGGGTCGCCGGAGAAGGCGGACCTGCGGAACCAGCTGGTGCGGATGCACCTGCCGCTGGTGGAGCACCTGGCGCGGCGGTTCCGCAATCGCGGGGAGCCGCTGGACGACCTGACGCAGGTCGCGACGATCGGCCTGATCAAGTCGGTGGACCGGTTCGACCCGGAGCGCGGCGTCGAGTTCTCGACGTACGCGACGCCGACGGTCGTCGGGGAGATCAAGCGGCACTTCCGCGACAAGGGCTGGGCGGTGCGGGTGCCGCGCCGGCTCCAGGAGCTGCGGCTGTCGCTGACGACGGCGACGGCGGAGCTGTCGCAGCAGCACGGGCGGTCGCCCACGGTCCACGAGTTGGCCGAGCGGCTGGGCATCTCGGAGGAAGAGGTCCTGGAGGGGCTGGAGTCGGCGAACGCGTACTCGACGCTGTCGCTGGACGTCCCGGACACGGACGACGAGTCGCCGGCGGTGGCGGACACGCTGGGCTCGGAGGACGAGGCGCTGGAGGGCGTCGAGTACCGGGAGTCGCTCAAGCCCCTGTTGGAGGATCTACCGCCGCGGGAGAAGCGGATTCTGCTGCTCCGGTTCTTCGGCAACATGACGCAGTCCCAGATCGCGCAGGAGGTCGGCATCTCGCAGATGCACGTCTCCCGCCTCCTGGCCCGGACGCTGGCGCAGCTGCGCGAGCGCCTGCTGGTCGAGGAGTAG
- a CDS encoding diacylglycerol/lipid kinase family protein, giving the protein MRALLVVNPAATTTSARTRDVLIHALASKMKLEAVTTEYRGHARDLGRRAAESDDIELVVALGGDGTVNEVVNGLLHHGPDPDRLPRLAVVPGGSTNVFARALGLPNDAVEATGAILDALARQSERTVGLGLAAGTPGTEDESVPSRWFTFCAGFGFDAGVVGRVEQQRERGKRSTHALYVRQVVRQLLDEPHRRHGTITLDRPGEDPVTDLVLSIVCNTAPYSYLGNRPLYASPGASFDTALDVLGLNSLGPSAVARYATQLLTSSPEKGPHGRHAVALHDLTDFTLHSKARLPFQMDGDHLGLRTSVTFTGVRRALRVIV; this is encoded by the coding sequence ATGCGCGCACTCCTCGTGGTCAATCCGGCAGCAACCACCACCAGTGCCCGCACCCGTGACGTACTGATCCACGCGCTCGCCAGCAAGATGAAGCTGGAGGCCGTGACGACCGAGTACCGCGGGCACGCCCGGGACCTGGGCCGGCGGGCCGCCGAGTCGGACGACATAGAACTGGTGGTCGCCCTCGGCGGCGACGGCACGGTCAACGAGGTCGTGAACGGGCTGCTCCACCACGGCCCCGACCCGGACCGGCTGCCGCGTCTCGCGGTCGTTCCCGGCGGCTCGACCAATGTGTTCGCCCGCGCGCTCGGACTCCCCAATGACGCGGTCGAGGCGACCGGCGCGATTCTCGACGCGCTCGCCCGGCAGAGCGAACGTACGGTCGGTCTGGGACTGGCGGCCGGGACTCCGGGCACGGAGGACGAATCGGTTCCGTCACGATGGTTCACTTTCTGTGCCGGATTCGGATTCGACGCGGGAGTCGTCGGAAGGGTCGAACAACAGAGGGAGCGCGGGAAAAGATCCACGCACGCGCTCTATGTGCGCCAGGTGGTACGGCAATTGCTCGACGAACCCCACCGCCGGCACGGGACGATCACCCTGGACCGCCCCGGCGAGGACCCCGTGACGGACCTCGTCCTGTCCATAGTCTGCAACACGGCCCCCTACTCCTACCTGGGCAATCGTCCGCTGTACGCGTCCCCCGGCGCCTCGTTCGACACGGCGCTGGACGTGCTCGGGCTGAACAGTCTGGGCCCCTCGGCGGTGGCGCGGTACGCGACCCAATTGCTCACTTCGTCCCCCGAAAAAGGGCCTCACGGGCGCCATGCCGTGGCACTCCACGACCTGACCGACTTCACCTTGCATTCCAAGGCGCGCCTGCCCTTCCAGATGGACGGCGACCACCTCGGACTGCGCACCAGTGTGACGTTCACAGGCGTTCGCCGTGCACTGCGTGTGATTGTGTGA
- a CDS encoding WhiB family transcriptional regulator, whose protein sequence is MDWRHNAVCREEDPELFFPIGNTGPALLQIEEAKAVCRRCPVMEQCLQWALESGQDSGVWGGLSEDERRAMKRRAARNRARNATA, encoded by the coding sequence ATGGACTGGCGTCACAACGCCGTTTGCCGCGAGGAAGACCCCGAGCTCTTCTTCCCCATCGGCAACACCGGTCCTGCGCTGCTGCAGATCGAGGAAGCCAAGGCCGTCTGCCGTCGCTGCCCCGTCATGGAGCAGTGCCTGCAGTGGGCGCTCGAGTCCGGCCAGGACTCGGGTGTCTGGGGTGGCCTCAGCGAGGACGAGCGCCGCGCAATGAAGCGCCGCGCCGCTCGCAACCGGGCGCGTAACGCGACCGCCTGA
- a CDS encoding sensor histidine kinase — translation MNDLVRQHTALSESDLEWLHLLVSEWQLLSDLSFADLVLWVPTSDGTRYVSVAQMRPNTGPTSYQDDMVGHLVPRGRRPLLDAALDEGRIVREGDPEWREEVPVRVESIPVRRDGRVLGVIARNTNLLTVRTPSRLELTYLQSASDLAQMIAAGSFPFPGQQVDMDASPRVGDGLIRLDADGVVQYASPNALSAYHRLGLASDLVGHHLGRTTDELAPARGPVDEAMVKLASGYAPRETEVEGSGGVIQLRAIPLKPKGVRIGSLVLCRDVTELRRRERELITKDATIREIHHRVKNNLQTVAALLRLQARRMDSPQGREALNEAVRRVGSIAIVHETLSHNLDERVEFDEIADRVLAMVAEISPGVVACRRTGRFGILDAEVATPLSMVLAEILQNALEHAFAPGEAGRVEVSAVRSGEPPAAKRGEGVRSDARLLITVQDNGVGLPEGFDPQRTGNLGLQIVRTLVEGELGGAFDMVPNPGGGTRVVLDIPVEPQK, via the coding sequence ATGAACGACCTCGTCCGCCAGCACACCGCCCTGAGTGAATCCGACCTCGAGTGGCTGCACCTGCTGGTCTCGGAGTGGCAACTGCTCTCCGACCTGTCCTTCGCGGACCTCGTGCTCTGGGTCCCCACCAGCGACGGCACGCGGTACGTCTCCGTGGCGCAGATGCGCCCCAACACCGGCCCCACCTCCTACCAGGACGACATGGTCGGCCACCTCGTCCCCCGGGGCCGCAGACCCCTGCTGGACGCCGCGCTGGACGAGGGGCGGATCGTCCGGGAGGGCGACCCGGAGTGGCGGGAGGAGGTCCCCGTACGGGTCGAGTCCATCCCCGTACGCCGGGACGGCCGCGTCCTCGGCGTCATCGCCCGCAACACCAACCTGCTCACGGTCCGCACGCCCAGCCGGCTGGAGCTGACCTACCTCCAGTCCGCGTCCGACCTCGCCCAGATGATCGCGGCCGGCTCCTTCCCGTTCCCCGGGCAGCAGGTCGACATGGACGCCTCGCCGCGCGTCGGCGACGGACTCATCCGCCTCGACGCCGACGGCGTCGTCCAGTACGCGAGCCCCAACGCCCTCTCCGCGTATCACCGGTTGGGACTGGCGTCCGACCTGGTGGGACATCACCTCGGACGGACGACCGACGAACTGGCCCCCGCCCGCGGCCCGGTGGACGAGGCCATGGTCAAACTGGCCAGCGGGTACGCCCCCCGGGAGACCGAGGTCGAGGGCAGCGGCGGGGTCATCCAGCTGCGCGCCATCCCGCTCAAGCCCAAGGGCGTCCGGATCGGTTCGCTGGTCCTGTGTCGTGACGTGACGGAACTGCGCCGCCGCGAGCGCGAGTTGATCACCAAGGACGCCACGATCAGGGAGATCCACCACCGGGTCAAGAACAACCTCCAGACGGTCGCCGCGCTCCTCAGGCTCCAGGCCAGGAGGATGGACTCACCGCAGGGGCGGGAGGCCCTCAACGAGGCCGTACGGCGCGTCGGTTCGATCGCCATCGTGCATGAGACGCTGTCCCACAATCTGGACGAGCGGGTGGAGTTCGACGAGATCGCCGACCGGGTCCTCGCGATGGTGGCGGAGATCTCCCCCGGGGTGGTCGCCTGCCGGCGGACCGGACGCTTCGGGATCCTGGACGCCGAGGTCGCCACCCCGCTCTCGATGGTCCTCGCCGAGATCCTCCAGAACGCGCTGGAACACGCCTTCGCGCCGGGCGAGGCCGGCCGGGTCGAGGTCTCCGCCGTCCGCAGCGGCGAACCGCCCGCCGCGAAGCGCGGCGAAGGGGTGCGCTCCGACGCCCGGTTGCTGATCACCGTTCAGGACAACGGGGTCGGACTGCCCGAGGGGTTCGACCCGCAGCGGACCGGGAATCTGGGGCTCCAGATCGTACGGACCCTGGTCGAGGGGGAGTTGGGCGGCGCCTTCGACATGGTGCCCAACCCCGGGGGCGGCACCCGGGTGGTCCTCGACATACCGGTGGAACCGCAGAAGTAG
- the nagB gene encoding glucosamine-6-phosphate deaminase, which produces MEVVIVQDATAGGELIAETIAALLRRKRDALLGVATGSTPLPIYQALTGLVKSGAVDASGARIAQLDEYVGLPQGHPESYRSVVLREVVAPLGLSEESFLGPDGTAEDVAAACEAYDRALAEAGGVDLQLLGIGTDGHIGFNEPCSSLASRTRIKTLTRQTREDNARFFDSIDDVPHHVITQGIGTILEARHLILLATGEGKAEAVAQTVEGPVAALVPASALQLHPHATVVVDEAAASKLKLADYFRDTYAAKPDWQGL; this is translated from the coding sequence GTGGAAGTTGTCATCGTCCAGGACGCCACGGCAGGCGGCGAACTCATCGCGGAGACCATCGCCGCGCTGCTGCGCCGCAAGCGCGACGCCCTCCTCGGTGTGGCCACGGGATCGACCCCGCTGCCCATCTACCAGGCGCTGACGGGCCTGGTGAAGTCCGGCGCGGTGGACGCCTCGGGCGCCAGGATCGCGCAGCTCGACGAGTACGTGGGGCTGCCGCAGGGCCACCCCGAGTCGTACCGCTCGGTGGTCCTGCGCGAGGTCGTGGCCCCGCTGGGCCTCTCCGAGGAGTCCTTCCTCGGCCCGGACGGCACGGCCGAGGACGTCGCGGCGGCCTGTGAGGCGTACGACCGCGCGCTCGCCGAGGCCGGCGGGGTGGACCTCCAGCTGCTCGGCATCGGCACGGACGGGCACATAGGCTTCAACGAGCCGTGCTCCTCGCTCGCCTCGCGCACCCGCATCAAGACGCTGACCCGGCAGACCCGCGAGGACAACGCGCGCTTCTTCGACAGCATCGACGACGTCCCGCACCACGTGATCACCCAGGGCATCGGGACGATCCTCGAAGCGCGCCACCTGATCCTGCTCGCCACCGGCGAGGGCAAGGCGGAGGCCGTGGCCCAGACGGTCGAGGGGCCGGTCGCCGCCCTCGTACCGGCCTCGGCGCTGCAACTGCACCCGCACGCCACCGTGGTCGTGGACGAGGCGGCCGCGTCCAAGCTCAAGCTCGCGGACTACTTCCGCGACACCTACGCCGCCAAGCCGGACTGGCAGGGTCTGTAG
- a CDS encoding glycoside hydrolase family 3 protein: MTTLLSGTDTLTRDALAVLQPGFAGDTPPDWVLRRIGEGLSSVALFGRNIRTPEQISALTTRLRAERDDLLVAIDEEGGDVTRLEVRHGSSFPGNYALGTVDDLDLTRAVARELGRRLAACGVNFNWAPSADVNSNRNNPVIGVRSFGADPDLVARHTAAYVDGLQSAGVAACAKHFPGHGDTAVDSHHAMPRIDVDLDTLHARDLLPFRAAVAAGSKAVMSAHILLPALDPNRPATLSPQILLGLLREELGFEGLIVTDGMDMEAIVATYGIERGSALAIAAGADAICVGGGPSDEGTVLRLRDALVAAVRDGELPEERLADAAARVRALADWTLRARGAAEPGAEPQEGTAPGTTSVTLSAPGATGDAPVGLVAARRALRVTGPGKPLDEAPYVAAFTPVANIAVGNQTPWGVAPELERLLPGTETGAYNSAGIDGTDTAALTGKVLAAAGDRVIVAVVRDLHRHAWMADALDAILAERPSTVVVEMGVNEAEPRGALHIATHGAARVCGTAAAEVIAGRA; the protein is encoded by the coding sequence ATGACCACACTCCTGAGCGGTACGGACACCCTCACCCGCGACGCGCTCGCCGTCCTCCAGCCCGGCTTCGCCGGGGACACCCCGCCGGACTGGGTCCTGCGCCGGATCGGCGAAGGGCTGTCCTCGGTCGCCCTGTTCGGCCGCAACATCCGCACCCCCGAGCAGATCTCCGCGCTCACCACCCGCCTGCGGGCCGAGCGCGACGACCTCCTCGTCGCCATCGACGAGGAGGGCGGTGACGTCACCCGCCTGGAGGTCAGGCACGGCTCGTCGTTCCCCGGCAACTACGCGCTCGGCACGGTCGACGACCTCGACCTCACCCGGGCCGTCGCCAGGGAACTGGGCCGCCGCCTCGCCGCCTGCGGCGTGAACTTCAACTGGGCGCCCTCGGCCGACGTCAACTCGAACCGGAACAATCCGGTCATCGGGGTACGGTCCTTCGGCGCCGATCCCGACCTGGTGGCCCGGCACACCGCCGCCTACGTGGACGGTCTCCAGAGCGCCGGCGTCGCCGCCTGCGCCAAGCACTTCCCCGGCCACGGCGACACCGCGGTGGACTCGCACCACGCGATGCCCCGCATCGACGTGGACTTGGACACACTGCACGCACGTGACCTGCTGCCTTTCCGCGCGGCCGTCGCGGCGGGTTCCAAAGCGGTCATGAGCGCGCATATCCTGCTTCCCGCGCTCGACCCCAACCGCCCGGCGACGCTGAGCCCGCAGATCCTGCTCGGCCTGCTCCGTGAGGAGCTGGGCTTCGAGGGACTCATCGTCACCGACGGCATGGACATGGAAGCCATCGTCGCCACGTACGGGATCGAGCGCGGCTCCGCCCTCGCGATCGCGGCGGGCGCCGACGCGATCTGCGTCGGCGGCGGCCCGTCGGACGAGGGAACCGTACTGCGGCTGCGCGACGCGCTGGTCGCGGCGGTACGGGACGGCGAACTGCCCGAGGAGCGACTGGCCGACGCGGCCGCGCGCGTGCGCGCCCTCGCCGACTGGACGCTCCGGGCGCGGGGGGCTGCGGAGCCGGGCGCGGAGCCACAGGAGGGGACCGCGCCCGGCACCACAAGCGTGACCCTGAGCGCCCCCGGAGCCACCGGCGACGCCCCGGTCGGCCTGGTCGCCGCGCGGCGCGCGCTGCGGGTCACCGGCCCCGGCAAGCCCCTCGACGAGGCGCCGTACGTCGCCGCCTTCACCCCCGTCGCGAACATCGCCGTCGGGAACCAGACCCCGTGGGGCGTCGCCCCGGAGCTGGAGCGCCTGCTGCCCGGCACCGAGACGGGCGCGTACAACAGCGCCGGGATCGACGGTACGGACACCGCGGCGCTCACCGGCAAGGTGCTCGCCGCCGCCGGTGACCGGGTGATCGTCGCCGTCGTACGGGACCTGCACCGGCACGCGTGGATGGCGGACGCCCTGGACGCGATCCTCGCCGAACGGCCCAGCACGGTCGTCGTCGAGATGGGCGTGAACGAGGCGGAGCCCAGGGGAGCGCTGCACATCGCGACGCACGGCGCGGCGCGGGTGTGCGGCACGGCGGCGGCCGAGGTCATCGCGGGCCGCGCCTGA
- a CDS encoding carbohydrate ABC transporter permease, translating into MRAGAIAKNGGALLIALVLIFPVYWMFASSLKPQSEILTKDPVFLFTPTFDNYTKATGVDLFWTYVTNSLIVTIGAVLISLVVALAAAFAIARMKFRGRKGLVLGIMMAQMAPWEVMVIVVYMIARDGDYLNSLGTLTAIYFVMVLPFTIWTLRGFIAAVPVELEEAALIDGCNRGQAFMKVIFPLLAPGLMSTSLFGFITAWNEFAMVLILNKEKESQTLPLWLTQFQTAFGSDWGATMAASTLFALPVLLVFAFLQRRAVGGLTAGAVKG; encoded by the coding sequence CTGCGGGCCGGCGCGATCGCCAAGAACGGCGGCGCGCTCCTCATCGCCCTGGTCCTGATCTTCCCGGTCTACTGGATGTTCGCGTCCTCGCTGAAGCCGCAGAGCGAGATCCTGACCAAGGACCCGGTCTTCCTCTTCACCCCGACCTTCGACAACTACACGAAGGCGACCGGCGTCGACCTGTTCTGGACGTACGTCACGAACAGCCTGATCGTCACGATCGGCGCGGTGCTGATCTCCCTCGTCGTCGCCCTGGCGGCCGCCTTCGCCATCGCCCGGATGAAATTCCGCGGGCGCAAGGGCCTGGTGCTCGGCATCATGATGGCCCAGATGGCACCGTGGGAAGTCATGGTCATCGTGGTCTACATGATCGCCCGTGACGGCGACTACCTCAACAGCCTCGGCACCCTGACGGCGATCTACTTCGTCATGGTCCTGCCCTTCACCATCTGGACCCTGCGCGGCTTCATCGCCGCCGTCCCGGTGGAGCTGGAGGAGGCCGCCCTGATCGACGGCTGCAACCGCGGCCAGGCGTTCATGAAGGTCATCTTCCCGCTGCTGGCCCCCGGCCTGATGTCGACCTCGCTCTTCGGCTTCATCACCGCCTGGAACGAGTTCGCGATGGTCCTGATCCTGAACAAGGAGAAGGAGTCGCAGACCCTGCCGCTCTGGCTGACCCAGTTCCAGACCGCCTTCGGCAGCGACTGGGGCGCGACCATGGCCGCGTCCACGCTCTTCGCCCTCCCCGTGCTCCTCGTCTTCGCCTTCCTCCAGCGCCGCGCCGTCGGCGGTCTGACGGCCGGCGCGGTGAAGGGATAA
- a CDS encoding carbohydrate ABC transporter permease has product MTVHSQGAVSTAPEDAPGRAAGESTTPPPPTGSQEIHTPPRGRRSRLGGLVPYLLIAPAVISMAVLLLYPLVKNVILSFQQVNRKELITRVPEWVGFDNYTELLKDPDFWTVVLRSLVFTVANVLLIMVIGSLIGVLLNRLGTKMRLVLSLALMLAWAMPIVASVTVFRWLFDEQFGVANWVLRSLGFSGYEQHNWFETGFSTLVIVTLLIVWGSIPFVALNMYAGLTTIGSELYEAAKMDGANGWRTFWSVVFPNLKPFFMITTFLEIIWVFKAFAQVYAMNMGGPDHASETLPVYAYITGQGLFRYGLAAAISVLTIVMLIAIMSFYFRLILKQEEEQ; this is encoded by the coding sequence ATGACCGTGCACTCCCAGGGAGCGGTGTCCACCGCCCCCGAGGACGCGCCCGGAAGGGCGGCAGGGGAGTCGACGACTCCGCCTCCCCCCACCGGATCCCAGGAAATCCACACCCCTCCACGCGGTAGACGCTCCCGGCTCGGCGGGCTGGTGCCGTACCTGCTGATCGCCCCCGCGGTGATCTCGATGGCGGTGCTGCTCCTCTATCCGCTCGTCAAGAACGTGATCCTCTCCTTCCAGCAGGTCAACCGGAAGGAACTGATCACCCGGGTACCCGAATGGGTCGGCTTCGACAACTACACGGAGCTGCTCAAGGACCCGGACTTCTGGACCGTCGTCCTCCGGAGCCTCGTCTTCACGGTCGCCAACGTCCTCCTGATCATGGTCATCGGATCGCTGATCGGCGTGCTGCTCAACCGCCTCGGCACCAAGATGCGCCTGGTCCTCTCGCTCGCCCTCATGCTCGCCTGGGCCATGCCCATCGTCGCCTCCGTGACCGTCTTCCGGTGGCTGTTCGACGAGCAGTTCGGTGTCGCGAACTGGGTCCTGCGGAGCCTCGGATTCTCCGGCTACGAACAGCACAACTGGTTCGAGACCGGCTTCTCCACCCTCGTCATCGTCACGCTGCTGATCGTGTGGGGCTCGATCCCCTTCGTCGCGCTGAACATGTACGCGGGTCTCACCACCATCGGCAGCGAGCTCTACGAGGCCGCGAAGATGGACGGCGCCAACGGCTGGCGCACCTTCTGGTCCGTGGTCTTCCCGAACCTCAAGCCCTTCTTCATGATCACCACGTTCCTGGAGATCATCTGGGTGTTCAAGGCCTTCGCCCAGGTGTACGCGATGAACATGGGCGGCCCGGACCACGCGTCCGAGACCCTCCCCGTGTACGCGTACATCACCGGCCAGGGCCTGTTCCGGTACGGTCTCGCCGCCGCGATCTCCGTACTGACCATCGTGATGCTGATCGCCATCATGTCCTTCTACTTCCGCCTGATCCTGAAGCAGGAGGAGGAGCAGTGA